One window of Papaver somniferum cultivar HN1 chromosome 9, ASM357369v1, whole genome shotgun sequence genomic DNA carries:
- the LOC113313678 gene encoding solute carrier family 35 member F2-like isoform X2 produces MIEWRISKNVLFRVIFVLILGQIASINLSLLSFTSSLLSNRSINVPLTQSLLTYTLLALVNIPIILFRRQKLMVPWYWYLLLAFIDVEANYVVLKAYQYTSITSVTLLDCWTTPWVMILTWIFIGTRYTLGQFFGAATCVIGLCLVLLSDSAGGDSSGGTAPLFGDALVIAGTLGFALSNVGEEYFAKKKDLTELLAMLGIFGMFVSICQILLVERHNLEVIKWSPEAISLFGGFALSSFIYYSVVPYVLKLGGSVLHNLSILTSDVWVLIIRVFIYQQSIHWLYYLAFVVVVVGLIIYSTKNAISAIDSENLDNNAQYQLLDEENEGARNETWTT; encoded by the exons ATGATTGAATGGAGAATAAGCAAGAATGTGTTGTTCAGAGTGATATTTGTATTAATTTTAGGTCAAATTGCATCAATAAATCTTTCTCTACTGAGTTTCACTTCCTCACTCTTATCAAATCGAAGTATAAATGTACCACTCACTCAGTCTCTTCTTACTTACACTCTACTTGCGCTTGTTAACATTCCTATCATCTTGTTCCGTCGGCAAAAATTGATG GTACCTTGGTATTGGTATCTTCTGTTGGCCTTTATCGATGTTGAAGCCAATTATGTGG TTCTCAAGGCATATCAATATACGTCGATTACGAGTGTGACGTTGCTGGATTGTTGGACAACACCATGGGTTATGATCTTAACATGGATATTCATAGGGACTAGATATACTCTGGGTCAGTTCTTTGGTGCAGCTACATGTGTGATTGGTCTTTGTTTAGTTCTGTTGTCAGATTCAGCCGGTGGCGACTCATCAG GTGGGACTGCACCTCTTTTTGGAGATGCGCTTGTCATTGCTGGAACACTTGGTTTTGCATTGAGTAATGTTGGAGAG GAATATTTTGCTAAGAAGAAAGATCTTACTGAACTTCTTGCAATGCTCGGCATATTTGGAATGTTTGTGAGCATATGCCAGAT ACTACTAGTTGAGAGGCATAATCTGGAAGTAATCAAGTGGTCTCCTGAAGCT ATATCACTTTTTGGTGGCTTTGCACTCTCAAGCTTTATTTACTATTCAGTTGTTCCTTATGTTTTGAAG TTGGGAGGATCTGTGCTACACAACCTCTCAATTCTGACATCTGATGTTTGGGTACTCATTATCCGGGTCTTCATATATCAGCAAAGT ATACACTGGTTATATTATCTCGCGTTTGTTGTCGTGGTTGTTGGACTCATTATTTATTCAACAAA GAATGCTATATCTGCTATAGACTCTGAAAATCTAGACAACAATGCCCAATACCAATTACTCGATGAGGAAAATGAGGGTGCTAGAAATGAGACTTGGACGACATAA
- the LOC113313678 gene encoding solute carrier family 35 member F2-like isoform X1, which produces MIEWRISKNVLFRVIFVLILGQIASINLSLLSFTSSLLSNRSINVPLTQSLLTYTLLALVNIPIILFRRQKLMVPWYWYLLLAFIDVEANYVVLKAYQYTSITSVTLLDCWTTPWVMILTWIFIGTRYTLGQFFGAATCVIGLCLVLLSDSAGGDSSGGTAPLFGDALVIAGTLGFALSNVGEEYFAKKKDLTELLAMLGIFGMFVSICQILLVERHNLEVIKWSPEAISLFGGFALSSFIYYSVVPYVLKLGGSVLHNLSILTSDVWVLIIRVFIYQQSIHWLYYLAFVVVVVGLIIYSTNDRNAISAIDSENLDNNAQYQLLDEENEGARNETWTT; this is translated from the exons ATGATTGAATGGAGAATAAGCAAGAATGTGTTGTTCAGAGTGATATTTGTATTAATTTTAGGTCAAATTGCATCAATAAATCTTTCTCTACTGAGTTTCACTTCCTCACTCTTATCAAATCGAAGTATAAATGTACCACTCACTCAGTCTCTTCTTACTTACACTCTACTTGCGCTTGTTAACATTCCTATCATCTTGTTCCGTCGGCAAAAATTGATG GTACCTTGGTATTGGTATCTTCTGTTGGCCTTTATCGATGTTGAAGCCAATTATGTGG TTCTCAAGGCATATCAATATACGTCGATTACGAGTGTGACGTTGCTGGATTGTTGGACAACACCATGGGTTATGATCTTAACATGGATATTCATAGGGACTAGATATACTCTGGGTCAGTTCTTTGGTGCAGCTACATGTGTGATTGGTCTTTGTTTAGTTCTGTTGTCAGATTCAGCCGGTGGCGACTCATCAG GTGGGACTGCACCTCTTTTTGGAGATGCGCTTGTCATTGCTGGAACACTTGGTTTTGCATTGAGTAATGTTGGAGAG GAATATTTTGCTAAGAAGAAAGATCTTACTGAACTTCTTGCAATGCTCGGCATATTTGGAATGTTTGTGAGCATATGCCAGAT ACTACTAGTTGAGAGGCATAATCTGGAAGTAATCAAGTGGTCTCCTGAAGCT ATATCACTTTTTGGTGGCTTTGCACTCTCAAGCTTTATTTACTATTCAGTTGTTCCTTATGTTTTGAAG TTGGGAGGATCTGTGCTACACAACCTCTCAATTCTGACATCTGATGTTTGGGTACTCATTATCCGGGTCTTCATATATCAGCAAAGT ATACACTGGTTATATTATCTCGCGTTTGTTGTCGTGGTTGTTGGACTCATTATTTATTCAACAAA TGACAGGAATGCTATATCTGCTATAGACTCTGAAAATCTAGACAACAATGCCCAATACCAATTACTCGATGAGGAAAATGAGGGTGCTAGAAATGAGACTTGGACGACATAA